A stretch of Dama dama isolate Ldn47 chromosome 22, ASM3311817v1, whole genome shotgun sequence DNA encodes these proteins:
- the PDE6H gene encoding retinal cone rhodopsin-sensitive cGMP 3',5'-cyclic phosphodiesterase subunit gamma, protein MSDNAALAPPASNQGPTTPRKGPPKFKQRQSRQFKSKPPKKGVKGFGDDIPGMEGLGTDITVICPWEAFSHLELHELAQFGII, encoded by the exons ATGAGCGACAATGCTGCGTTGGCTCCTCCGGCTTCAAACCAGGGTCCCACCACCCCACGCAAAGGGCCCCCTAAGTTCAAGCAGAGGCAGTCTCGTCAGTTCAAGAGCAAGCCTCCTAAGAAAGGTGTGAAAGG GTTTGGAGATGACATTCCAGGCATGGAGGGACTAGGAACAG ATATCACTGTGATCTGTCCTTGGGAGGCATTCAGCCACTTGGAGTTGCACGAGCTCGCTCAGTTTGGGATCATCTGA